From a region of the Paenibacillus sp. FSL R10-2734 genome:
- a CDS encoding LTA synthase family protein translates to MLLWLKLLLLRVLFFDRIAWEWIVADVAPVLFIMGILTVITPARLRTTVYWIFNGLLSLVLFAASVYFNHFGSVPTYLALSEINQVFQVKASVESTIKSIDYLFFADFVIFAIYGLIRRWLQGKTYPRERFSSRKTGLVHTLVILVSIIGGLSLSAYSVHSTRGITNELVQAENAGFLNYEVVAAIKINEDNNLIGTGDIKDTIAKVDALQSSYPYSDKPAGTTPDYFGSQKGKNVIVLQLEAFQNFPLHQSLDGQELTPVMNKLADEGFYFPHVYQQIGPGNTSDAEFMSNTSIYPIGTLAMSTGFGDRELPSLPRLLRDKGYEAYTFHVNKVGFWNRSELYPALGFNGYYDKDYFTNDHFNAFGASDEQLYITGVEKLAELQKKGTPFYAQMVTASSHHPFKIPDSFKKITVPDNLKDTMLGDYLTAINYTDYAIGTLIEGLKKNGMWDNTVLVMYGDHFGLQPQDVPPEQVESALGIPYDSRISRFNIPLIVRVPGMEQGQRVERTGGQLDIFPTIANLLGVSLKQEGFTAFGHDLLNIDRNVFGMRYYLPSGSFFNDEILYVPGKEFADGEAVSLDTLEPVTDFSKYQSDYEYVLKLMNLSDEYVKLLPQR, encoded by the coding sequence ATGTTGTTATGGTTAAAGCTGCTGCTACTGAGAGTGTTGTTCTTTGATAGAATTGCTTGGGAGTGGATTGTAGCGGATGTTGCACCAGTCCTATTTATCATGGGGATTCTAACAGTGATTACGCCAGCTCGGCTGAGAACAACCGTGTATTGGATATTTAACGGTCTATTATCGCTGGTGCTATTTGCAGCCAGTGTTTATTTTAATCACTTTGGTTCTGTGCCAACCTATCTGGCCTTATCTGAAATCAATCAGGTATTTCAAGTGAAGGCAAGCGTAGAGTCTACCATAAAGAGTATTGATTATTTATTCTTCGCGGATTTTGTAATCTTCGCAATCTATGGTTTGATTCGCAGATGGTTGCAGGGTAAGACCTACCCGCGTGAGCGCTTTAGCTCCCGGAAGACAGGATTAGTGCATACGCTGGTGATTCTGGTATCCATTATCGGGGGTCTTTCTTTATCGGCGTATTCTGTCCACTCCACTCGGGGGATTACGAATGAGCTTGTACAGGCAGAAAACGCTGGATTTCTAAATTATGAAGTTGTTGCAGCGATTAAGATTAATGAAGATAACAATCTCATTGGAACTGGTGATATTAAGGATACGATTGCGAAGGTTGACGCGCTGCAATCTTCCTATCCATATAGTGACAAGCCGGCGGGTACGACTCCTGATTATTTTGGCTCACAAAAGGGCAAAAATGTAATTGTGCTACAATTGGAAGCTTTTCAAAATTTCCCGCTGCATCAATCCCTGGATGGTCAAGAACTGACGCCAGTCATGAATAAGTTAGCGGATGAGGGCTTTTATTTCCCTCATGTCTACCAGCAGATAGGTCCGGGAAATACGTCTGACGCTGAGTTTATGAGCAATACGTCTATTTATCCGATTGGTACTTTAGCAATGTCCACCGGATTCGGGGACAGAGAACTGCCAAGCTTACCGCGACTGCTAAGAGATAAAGGATATGAGGCGTACACCTTTCATGTGAATAAAGTAGGCTTTTGGAATCGGAGCGAGCTATATCCGGCGCTTGGATTTAACGGGTATTATGACAAAGATTATTTTACGAATGATCATTTTAATGCGTTTGGTGCTTCCGATGAACAGCTGTATATTACGGGTGTCGAGAAATTGGCAGAGTTGCAGAAGAAAGGAACGCCTTTCTACGCACAGATGGTGACGGCATCCAGTCATCATCCGTTCAAAATTCCAGATTCCTTTAAGAAAATTACGGTGCCTGATAATTTGAAGGATACGATGCTTGGTGATTATTTGACCGCTATTAACTATACCGACTATGCCATAGGTACATTAATAGAAGGACTGAAGAAAAATGGAATGTGGGATAACACTGTGCTAGTCATGTATGGCGATCACTTTGGCCTGCAGCCTCAGGATGTTCCGCCGGAGCAAGTGGAAAGCGCGCTTGGTATTCCATACGATTCCCGGATCAGCCGCTTTAATATTCCATTAATTGTTCGTGTGCCGGGAATGGAGCAAGGGCAAAGAGTAGAGCGTACCGGAGGACAACTAGATATCTTTCCTACGATCGCTAATTTACTTGGGGTTTCACTAAAACAAGAGGGATTTACAGCCTTTGGTCATGACCTGCTCAACATTGATCGTAATGTTTTTGGGATGCGTTACTATCTGCCTTCCGGCTCCTTCTTTAATGATGAGATTCTCTATGTACCTGGAAAAGAATTCGCAGATGGTGAAGCTGTGTCGCTGGATACGCTGGAGCCGGTAACAGACTTCTCGAAATATCAGAGCGATTATGAGTATGTACTGAAGCTTATGAACTTGTCCGACGAATATGTGAAGCTGTTACCACAGAGATAG
- a CDS encoding 5'-deoxyadenosine deaminase, whose translation MGTILIKNAEIITMNKREEMIVGDVRIKDSIIVEIGTGLIPQNGEKIIDATNRTLIPGFIQTHIHLCQTLFRGKGDDLELMDWLRKRIWPLEAAHDEESLYYSAMLGIGELISSGTTTIVDMETVHHTDFAFQAIAKSGIRALSGKVMMDQKGGDVPEALQEDTASSLQESVDLLEKWNGYGNGRIQYAFSPRFVISCTEPLLTEVRDLSSRYDVKVHTHASENLGEIEIVQAMTGMRNIVYLDHLGLANERLILAHCVWLDAEERRILRDRGVHVSHCPGSNLKLASGIADTPGMLHEHVSLSLGADGAPCNNNLDMFNEMRLAAIIQKPQHGPTTMDARSVFRMATIGGAKAVGMEDSIGSIEVGKKADLVLLNLYNFHTFPSYDVDPISRIVYSATRADVETTIIDGEIVMERGLLKTVDKEIVLNEANRSIKRLLKYTSIV comes from the coding sequence ATGGGAACCATTTTGATTAAAAATGCCGAAATCATCACAATGAATAAGCGGGAGGAAATGATTGTCGGGGATGTTCGAATTAAGGACAGCATCATCGTTGAAATCGGCACTGGCCTGATCCCGCAGAATGGCGAGAAGATCATTGATGCTACGAACCGTACATTAATACCGGGCTTTATTCAGACGCATATTCATTTATGCCAGACGTTGTTCCGTGGTAAGGGAGATGATCTGGAGCTGATGGATTGGCTGCGTAAACGAATATGGCCGTTAGAGGCCGCGCATGATGAGGAGTCCCTTTATTATTCGGCAATGCTCGGTATCGGGGAACTGATCTCCAGTGGAACCACTACAATCGTTGATATGGAGACAGTCCATCATACGGACTTTGCTTTTCAGGCGATTGCTAAAAGTGGAATCCGGGCTTTATCCGGCAAGGTGATGATGGATCAAAAAGGGGGAGATGTGCCTGAAGCACTTCAGGAGGATACCGCTTCTTCTTTGCAGGAAAGTGTGGATTTACTTGAGAAGTGGAATGGCTATGGCAATGGACGGATTCAATATGCGTTCTCTCCACGTTTTGTAATATCCTGCACTGAGCCCTTGTTAACCGAGGTGCGAGATCTCTCCTCAAGGTATGATGTGAAGGTGCATACCCATGCTTCTGAGAATTTAGGGGAAATTGAGATTGTGCAAGCGATGACTGGCATGCGTAACATCGTTTACCTGGATCATCTAGGATTAGCTAATGAGCGCTTAATACTGGCGCATTGTGTATGGCTGGACGCTGAGGAGCGGCGGATACTGCGTGATCGCGGAGTTCATGTAAGTCATTGCCCGGGTTCCAATCTGAAATTGGCCTCCGGAATTGCGGATACACCTGGGATGCTGCATGAGCATGTGTCTCTAAGTCTGGGGGCGGATGGCGCTCCATGTAATAACAATCTGGATATGTTTAATGAGATGCGGCTCGCGGCGATTATTCAGAAGCCTCAACATGGGCCGACGACGATGGATGCCCGCAGTGTATTTCGTATGGCGACCATAGGTGGGGCAAAGGCGGTAGGGATGGAGGATTCGATCGGCAGTATCGAAGTAGGCAAAAAAGCAGACCTAGTGCTCCTGAATCTCTACAATTTCCATACCTTTCCCTCCTACGACGTAGATCCCATTTCTAGAATTGTATATTCCGCTACCCGAGCGGATGTGGAAACCACGATTATCGACGGGGAGATCGTCATGGAAAGAGGTTTGCTGAAGACTGTAGATAAAGAAATTGTTCTAAATGAAGCTAACCGTTCTATTAAAAGATTGCTTAAGTATACTTCGATCGTCTGA
- a CDS encoding DUF3880 domain-containing protein produces the protein MKARKRKKHKHPREYRDGYHEGYRLGMCEAVQRLNTPGVEAGRPFKLMYVPQGFQAIDTGVTEALQQLVSELVISSPETMLETAAREMPGAVLVMNGLHVFPENHLEQISEIRKLGIPTAIWFVDDPYFTADTSVICRHYDHVFTHELGCVEFYQSLGVSSVHYLPLCVNPKMFYPRRTSPKYQYDIVFIGNAFHNRTVLFDELAPYLKDKKVLIAGGFWERLSNYDQLVPFISNGFIPPEETANYYSGAKVVINIHRPWEVGQDNRNSYSLPSRSINPRTYEISACGTMQLTDVREDLGNFYRPGYDLDTFGSAKELQQKIDYYLKHEKERRIYALRGLRTTIRNHTFTARLPHLLNVIASRV, from the coding sequence GTGAAAGCGAGAAAGAGAAAAAAACACAAGCATCCGCGTGAATATCGCGACGGTTATCACGAAGGATATCGTCTTGGCATGTGTGAGGCTGTACAGCGTCTGAATACTCCAGGGGTCGAAGCCGGCCGACCATTTAAGTTAATGTATGTTCCTCAAGGATTTCAGGCGATCGACACTGGCGTGACGGAGGCGTTGCAGCAGCTTGTAAGTGAGCTTGTAATAAGCAGTCCTGAAACGATGCTGGAAACTGCGGCACGGGAAATGCCTGGGGCAGTGCTAGTAATGAATGGGCTTCATGTATTCCCGGAAAATCATTTAGAGCAGATTTCAGAGATAAGAAAGCTAGGCATCCCAACCGCCATCTGGTTTGTGGATGATCCTTATTTTACAGCGGACACTTCGGTCATTTGTCGGCATTATGATCACGTATTTACACATGAGCTGGGCTGTGTGGAGTTTTATCAATCACTTGGGGTGTCATCTGTTCATTATCTGCCACTATGTGTCAATCCAAAGATGTTCTACCCACGCCGTACCAGCCCGAAGTATCAGTATGACATTGTGTTTATTGGCAATGCATTTCATAACCGGACAGTGCTGTTCGATGAACTGGCACCTTATCTTAAGGATAAGAAGGTGCTTATCGCTGGAGGGTTCTGGGAGCGTCTTTCAAACTATGACCAACTAGTACCTTTTATTAGCAATGGCTTTATCCCACCTGAAGAAACAGCCAACTACTACAGTGGTGCAAAAGTAGTCATTAATATTCACCGTCCGTGGGAAGTGGGCCAGGATAACCGGAATAGCTACAGCCTTCCTTCACGTTCCATTAATCCGCGTACCTATGAGATCAGCGCCTGCGGAACTATGCAGCTTACGGATGTTCGTGAGGATTTGGGGAACTTTTATCGACCTGGTTATGATCTGGATACTTTTGGCTCCGCTAAGGAATTGCAGCAGAAGATTGATTACTATTTGAAGCATGAAAAAGAGCGTCGAATCTACGCTTTACGGGGATTACGGACTACAATCCGCAACCATACATTCACTGCGCGTTTACCTCATTTGCTGAATGTGATTGCTTCACGTGTATAA
- a CDS encoding DL-endopeptidase inhibitor IseA family protein, with protein MPTISQTPIELQAFIAAAEKVWFEVYDSADTRRAIHVDGADYYRLPVRFSTRSKVISFFRKYWGITMSNTMFCNLQTVSRNNRLYVISGDTGTISFIPRRLTITGRTSTRIRLTAVLSIDDTSDEDIVNVRYLIGVSGNRLLILNRDQKNTDPRYQTCR; from the coding sequence ATGCCAACCATTTCTCAAACACCAATTGAGCTACAAGCTTTCATTGCCGCTGCCGAAAAAGTATGGTTCGAGGTCTACGATTCTGCCGATACTCGTAGAGCGATCCACGTTGACGGCGCCGATTATTATCGTCTTCCGGTTAGATTCAGTACCAGGTCAAAGGTCATTTCGTTTTTCAGAAAGTATTGGGGCATTACAATGAGCAATACTATGTTCTGTAATTTACAAACCGTTTCTAGAAACAACAGGCTCTATGTAATATCGGGTGATACAGGAACCATTTCTTTTATTCCAAGAAGACTCACCATCACGGGTCGCACTTCAACGAGAATACGCCTTACAGCGGTACTGTCGATTGATGATACGAGCGATGAAGATATCGTTAATGTTCGTTACCTGATCGGCGTATCAGGAAATAGGTTGCTCATCCTTAACCGAGATCAAAAAAATACCGACCCTCGATACCAAACATGTCGTTAG
- a CDS encoding glycosyltransferase, translating into MADKATIVLFSHVSNTRSITGAEKLLLFFAQELSPYFNCILVAPQDGKLTTQARSCGISVQLLSIPLLYGMYTPYAGLEADARKFQESREYHELTDWLTSLRPAFIITSTCVHALPAMAAKSLGIPVVWKISETITNNEYTHISVELIHRNSDEILSISQTAAACFPEEVRAEKVIQLPPSWNDKEMMIEAWSKLRGERRRELRIKPQEQLVGYISSFINKEKGLEHFVKMAVLVFAAHPNSKFVVIGSAGDKNYYDRCVRKVKLEGLHTRFKFVGYAECLPSAYCAMDVLVVPSLIREGFGMTALEGMAFGKPVVAYDSGGLREILHAAGCGDNLVPASDITALAERVNVMLAQPGLAITIGAQARERVDAVYGPAAYRSRLQGLAEMWSLRYCSAPPVREADSVVDAPAVLPELPAASPALPRSKGLPSRVARKRRGKARARRRSGRPLVLRRVARKRRKGSVRRRSTAGGKRRRARRGGRRRAA; encoded by the coding sequence ATGGCTGATAAAGCTACAATCGTCCTCTTTTCACATGTATCCAATACACGCAGTATTACAGGAGCGGAGAAGCTGTTGTTGTTTTTCGCTCAGGAGCTTTCTCCGTACTTTAATTGTATTCTCGTTGCACCTCAGGACGGCAAGCTGACTACTCAGGCTCGAAGCTGCGGAATAAGTGTACAGTTGCTCTCGATTCCTCTTTTATATGGAATGTACACTCCTTATGCAGGGCTCGAGGCGGATGCTCGTAAATTCCAGGAAAGCAGGGAGTATCACGAATTAACAGACTGGCTGACCTCTCTGCGTCCGGCATTTATTATTACAAGTACCTGTGTGCATGCTTTGCCAGCAATGGCTGCCAAGTCACTGGGTATTCCGGTGGTATGGAAAATATCAGAGACGATAACAAACAATGAATACACACACATTAGTGTAGAGCTGATTCATCGGAATAGTGATGAGATTCTATCAATTTCACAGACGGCAGCAGCTTGCTTTCCAGAGGAAGTGAGAGCGGAGAAAGTGATCCAGCTTCCCCCTTCTTGGAATGATAAAGAGATGATGATTGAAGCTTGGAGCAAGCTTCGGGGCGAACGACGGCGAGAGCTGCGGATTAAACCGCAGGAGCAGCTGGTCGGTTATATTTCTTCCTTTATTAATAAGGAAAAAGGATTGGAACATTTCGTGAAGATGGCTGTCCTTGTGTTTGCGGCTCATCCAAACTCGAAATTTGTTGTTATAGGTTCAGCAGGTGATAAAAACTACTATGATCGCTGTGTGCGTAAGGTAAAGCTTGAGGGACTGCATACCCGGTTTAAATTTGTTGGTTATGCTGAATGCCTTCCATCTGCTTATTGCGCTATGGATGTACTGGTTGTTCCCAGTCTGATCCGCGAAGGCTTCGGAATGACAGCTTTGGAAGGAATGGCTTTTGGGAAACCCGTGGTCGCTTACGACTCCGGGGGGTTGCGGGAAATTCTGCACGCAGCGGGCTGCGGCGACAATCTCGTGCCTGCGTCGGACATTACTGCGCTGGCAGAAAGAGTCAACGTCATGCTGGCGCAGCCGGGACTGGCGATAACCATAGGCGCCCAAGCGCGGGAGCGCGTCGACGCCGTTTATGGTCCGGCGGCTTATCGGAGCCGCCTGCAGGGTCTTGCGGAGATGTGGAGCCTCCGCTATTGCAGCGCACCACCGGTGCGCGAGGCTGACAGCGTGGTGGACGCACCCGCTGTCCTGCCTGAATTGCCCGCAGCGTCGCCGGCTTTGCCGCGAAGCAAGGGCCTGCCGAGCCGCGTCGCCCGCAAGCGGCGCGGCAAAGCCCGGGCGCGCCGGCGAAGCGGGCGGCCGTTGGTTTTGCGCCGCGTTGCTCGCAAGCGGCGTAAAGGTTCTGTCCGGCGGCGGAGCACCGCCGGGGGCAAGCGCCGCCGGGCCCGCCGGGGTGGGCGGCGGCGTGCGGCATAA
- a CDS encoding GNAT family N-acetyltransferase has product MQVGNGIRKAKQNEIEEIMDLISKCVQVMQAAGSDQWDERYPNREIIELDIAQGTLYVCEEDQAIAGILVLDENASEEYKKIEWKQNQGPHLIMHRLAVHPHIQGKGIATRLITFAEEYAAHNGYTSIRLDTYAKNTRALEIYPRLGYDRRGEVDFPDRTANFPVFEKVLKPERDH; this is encoded by the coding sequence ATGCAAGTAGGAAATGGGATCAGAAAAGCTAAGCAGAATGAGATCGAAGAGATCATGGATTTGATCTCGAAATGTGTACAAGTTATGCAGGCCGCTGGAAGCGACCAGTGGGATGAGCGCTATCCGAATAGAGAGATTATCGAACTGGACATCGCACAAGGTACCTTATATGTATGTGAAGAGGACCAAGCCATCGCAGGTATTCTTGTGCTGGATGAGAATGCCTCTGAGGAATATAAGAAGATCGAGTGGAAGCAAAATCAAGGGCCACATCTGATTATGCATCGTTTAGCAGTTCATCCACATATTCAGGGAAAAGGGATTGCGACTAGGTTAATTACTTTCGCAGAGGAATACGCAGCGCATAATGGTTACACAAGTATCCGGCTAGATACTTATGCGAAGAATACTAGAGCACTGGAAATTTATCCTCGACTTGGTTATGACCGTAGAGGTGAAGTAGATTTCCCGGACCGCACGGCAAACTTTCCAGTATTCGAGAAGGTGCTGAAACCGGAACGTGATCATTAA
- the wecB gene encoding UDP-N-acetylglucosamine 2-epimerase (non-hydrolyzing) translates to MKIMTILGTRPEIIRLSVIIPLLDEHAERHILVHTGQNFTASLSGIFFAELGLRAPDYVLQDKQAGLGGQLAAMFGGLESILQKEQPDRVLLLGDTNSALCAILAERMGIPVVHMEAGNRCYDLKVPEEKNRRVIDAVSTINMPYTQQSKRHLISEGFPSRRIVLTGNPIHEVMTHFEQKIQASNILEQLNLTSGQYFLVTAHRAENVDDPESLVQIMSGLNAVAEHFGIRLICSIHPRTRSKLTEQFSLPMNPLVEFHEPFGFFDFVYLEQHALCAITDSGTVQEECCLMRVPTVTIRRTTERPETVDCGSNVVSGVDQKSILRSVKLMTALHRDWEAPEGYLTPDVSVKVVKFLLGGNLHV, encoded by the coding sequence ATGAAGATCATGACGATTTTGGGCACGAGGCCTGAAATCATCCGCCTCAGTGTAATCATTCCGCTTCTCGACGAACATGCAGAGCGGCACATTCTGGTGCATACCGGCCAGAACTTTACCGCCAGTCTCAGCGGCATTTTCTTTGCCGAGCTGGGCCTGCGAGCACCGGATTATGTGCTGCAGGATAAGCAAGCAGGACTCGGCGGGCAGCTTGCCGCCATGTTCGGAGGGCTAGAGAGCATTTTACAGAAAGAGCAGCCAGACCGTGTTTTGCTTCTGGGGGATACGAATAGCGCGTTATGCGCGATTTTGGCGGAACGAATGGGTATTCCGGTGGTGCATATGGAAGCGGGGAACCGTTGCTATGACCTAAAAGTGCCCGAAGAGAAAAACCGCCGTGTCATAGATGCCGTTTCAACCATTAATATGCCATATACACAGCAGAGCAAAAGACATCTAATCAGCGAAGGCTTCCCAAGCAGACGAATTGTGTTAACAGGAAATCCGATTCATGAGGTCATGACTCATTTTGAACAAAAAATCCAGGCTAGCAACATTCTGGAGCAGCTGAATCTTACCTCAGGTCAATATTTCCTTGTTACAGCACATCGTGCTGAGAATGTAGATGATCCGGAGTCCCTTGTACAAATTATGTCAGGTCTTAACGCAGTGGCTGAGCATTTTGGAATTCGTTTAATATGCAGCATTCATCCTCGCACTCGCTCCAAACTAACCGAGCAATTTTCTCTTCCAATGAACCCACTAGTTGAATTTCATGAGCCCTTCGGATTTTTTGATTTTGTTTATTTGGAGCAGCACGCTTTGTGTGCCATCACCGACAGTGGGACCGTACAGGAGGAGTGCTGTTTGATGAGAGTGCCAACAGTTACGATCCGCAGAACAACGGAGCGTCCAGAAACGGTGGATTGCGGAAGTAATGTAGTGTCAGGTGTAGATCAGAAAAGTATTCTGCGCAGCGTTAAGCTGATGACGGCGCTCCATCGGGATTGGGAGGCTCCGGAAGGATATTTGACTCCGGATGTTTCGGTAAAGGTAGTTAAATTTTTGCTTGGAGGGAACCTGCATGTTTAA
- a CDS encoding AAA family ATPase: MNNTTLYLRHAELLRDLVPSFQTYPFHLPAVRTLDRLIFQKPVTFIVGENGTGKSTLLEGIAAAWGFNPEGGTLNFSFNTRSSHSSLYEYFRIARGVRRPKDGFFLRAESYYNVASYIDELDEQPGFSPPIKNSYGGKSLHEQSHGESFFAAFVHRFGGRGLYILDEPEAALSPLRQMSLLVRMHELVQQDSQFIIATHSPILMSYPGAEIFLLEGEGIRSVALEETEHYTVTKAFMNDRQGMLRELLEDD, encoded by the coding sequence ATGAATAACACCACGCTGTACTTACGCCATGCAGAGCTGCTTCGTGATCTGGTTCCATCGTTCCAAACCTATCCATTTCATCTGCCAGCCGTACGAACACTGGATCGTCTTATTTTTCAAAAGCCAGTAACCTTTATTGTTGGGGAGAACGGCACAGGGAAATCCACCTTACTAGAAGGCATCGCTGCCGCTTGGGGGTTTAACCCAGAGGGTGGAACACTCAACTTCTCTTTTAACACTCGTTCCTCGCATTCGAGTCTTTATGAATATTTCAGAATTGCTAGAGGGGTTAGACGTCCGAAGGATGGCTTTTTTCTACGCGCGGAGAGCTATTATAATGTGGCTTCCTACATTGATGAATTAGATGAACAGCCTGGTTTCAGCCCACCGATTAAGAACTCCTATGGCGGTAAATCACTGCATGAGCAGTCCCACGGAGAGTCTTTTTTTGCAGCATTCGTTCACCGCTTCGGAGGTCGTGGTCTTTATATCCTCGATGAACCTGAAGCAGCTCTATCTCCTCTGCGGCAAATGTCTCTCTTAGTGCGTATGCATGAGCTAGTGCAGCAGGATTCACAGTTTATTATCGCCACTCATTCTCCCATTCTGATGTCCTATCCCGGAGCTGAAATCTTTCTCCTAGAGGGAGAGGGTATTCGATCAGTCGCCTTGGAGGAAACGGAACATTATACCGTGACCAAAGCGTTTATGAATGACCGTCAGGGTATGCTGCGTGAGCTATTAGAGGATGATTAA
- a CDS encoding polysaccharide biosynthesis protein — protein MFNNKRIVVTGGTGSWGHELIRQLLPQNPKEIIVFSRSESAQVAMSREFEDHRLSFIIGDIRDKDALVAACRGVDYLFHLAALKHVPVCEDQPYEALKTNVVGTQNVIEAAIVNGVEKAIYISTDKAANPSNFYGMTKAIGEKLFVYANLIGSNTRFVTVRGGNVLGTNGSVVHLFMKQIKDKGQVRITDMKMTRFFFTLRDAITLLFKASEVSLGGEIFVMTMPTCRIIDLAEVLIEASGESNVSVIETGIRPGEKIHEILMSDFESLTTVVYDEQYLVILPTLNMPELKAHYSSYPPVSFNSFSSETNLMDQEEIKSILIRGGFLQ, from the coding sequence ATGTTTAATAATAAACGGATTGTGGTCACAGGCGGCACCGGTTCCTGGGGGCATGAACTAATTAGGCAACTTCTGCCACAAAATCCTAAAGAAATCATCGTATTTTCCCGCAGTGAATCCGCACAGGTGGCGATGAGCCGAGAGTTCGAGGATCACCGTCTCAGCTTTATCATTGGCGATATCCGTGACAAGGATGCACTGGTTGCTGCATGCCGCGGCGTTGATTATTTGTTCCATTTGGCGGCACTAAAGCATGTTCCGGTCTGTGAAGATCAGCCTTATGAAGCACTGAAAACCAATGTAGTCGGTACCCAAAATGTGATCGAAGCTGCCATTGTGAATGGGGTCGAGAAAGCCATTTACATCTCTACTGATAAGGCCGCGAATCCGTCCAACTTCTATGGGATGACCAAAGCGATTGGGGAAAAATTGTTTGTCTATGCTAATCTAATTGGCTCAAACACCAGGTTCGTTACTGTACGTGGAGGCAATGTGCTCGGTACGAACGGCAGTGTAGTGCATTTGTTCATGAAGCAGATCAAGGATAAGGGACAGGTACGCATTACCGATATGAAAATGACCCGCTTCTTCTTCACATTACGCGATGCGATTACATTGTTATTTAAAGCTTCCGAGGTTAGCTTAGGCGGAGAAATCTTTGTCATGACGATGCCGACCTGCCGGATTATAGATCTGGCTGAGGTGTTAATAGAGGCATCTGGAGAGTCGAACGTAAGTGTTATTGAGACCGGAATTCGTCCGGGGGAGAAAATACACGAGATTTTAATGAGCGATTTTGAGAGCCTAACTACCGTAGTCTACGATGAACAGTATCTAGTTATTCTCCCAACACTGAACATGCCGGAATTAAAGGCACATTATAGCAGCTATCCTCCTGTCTCCTTTAATAGCTTTAGTTCAGAGACGAATCTAATGGATCAGGAAGAGATCAAAAGTATCTTGATCCGGGGAGGGTTTCTGCAATGA
- a CDS encoding glycosyltransferase, translated as MPTPPLPLTPPEEEKLRGRLSGFKGGYDEGYLRGRLAILNGRPEEVFPVRNIHVMYVASGKGYPYSPLDDAVLCALQKLTAQVTITDVRQNLIELVAAQRPDLVLVLDGMDLPLEQIDAIRSSGVRTAIWLTDDPYYTDFTIKIVAHYDFVFTLERNCIDFYRGLGCPEVHYLPFAAHLEHYRPTTTRSSVNREVSFIGSAYWNRVNFFREILPDLMNYNTVINGIWWDRLPEASLYGDRIEIGKWMSPQETAVAYSGSKIVINLHRSHIDEVVNNNTLSIPAVSPNPRTFEIAATGTLQLVDARDDMGSFYKPDEEIVTFASPQEMMDKIRYYLTHEEERRAIALRAFERTLKDHTYAKRIHQLLKIIYG; from the coding sequence ATGCCTACACCACCATTGCCGCTAACACCTCCAGAGGAAGAAAAGCTACGCGGTCGTCTGAGTGGTTTCAAGGGTGGTTATGATGAGGGCTATTTACGGGGGCGCCTTGCGATTTTGAATGGTCGCCCAGAAGAAGTATTTCCTGTACGAAATATTCATGTCATGTACGTCGCTTCTGGCAAAGGATACCCGTACTCCCCTTTAGATGATGCGGTTCTTTGCGCTCTGCAAAAATTAACAGCTCAAGTCACGATTACGGATGTGCGTCAAAATCTAATAGAGCTGGTTGCAGCGCAAAGACCGGATCTGGTACTGGTGCTGGACGGGATGGACTTACCGCTTGAGCAGATAGATGCTATTCGCTCTAGTGGCGTCCGGACAGCTATTTGGCTTACAGATGATCCTTATTACACTGATTTTACGATCAAGATTGTGGCGCATTACGATTTTGTATTCACTCTTGAACGGAATTGTATAGATTTCTACCGGGGACTCGGTTGCCCTGAAGTTCATTATCTCCCCTTTGCCGCCCACCTGGAACATTATCGTCCTACTACAACGCGTTCGTCAGTGAATCGGGAAGTTAGCTTTATTGGCTCTGCTTATTGGAACCGGGTCAACTTCTTCCGTGAGATTCTTCCTGACCTGATGAACTATAACACGGTAATAAATGGCATCTGGTGGGATCGTCTGCCTGAGGCTTCGCTTTACGGAGATCGAATTGAAATTGGTAAATGGATGTCACCGCAAGAAACAGCAGTAGCTTACAGTGGCTCCAAAATAGTGATTAACCTCCACCGCTCGCACATTGATGAAGTAGTTAACAATAACACTCTCTCGATTCCAGCTGTTTCTCCTAATCCGCGTACCTTTGAAATTGCAGCAACGGGCACGCTGCAATTAGTAGATGCCAGAGATGATATGGGATCTTTCTACAAACCGGATGAAGAAATTGTGACCTTTGCGAGCCCTCAGGAGATGATGGATAAGATCCGTTATTACCTAACCCATGAGGAGGAACGCCGGGCGATCGCACTGCGCGCGTTTGAACGGACGCTCAAGGATCATACCTACGCAAAACGTATTCATCAGCTGTTAAAGATAATTTACGGCTAG